A window of the Oryza brachyantha chromosome 5, ObraRS2, whole genome shotgun sequence genome harbors these coding sequences:
- the LOC102710404 gene encoding uncharacterized protein LOC102710404 has protein sequence MAEVSSGAVSSLLGLLQKELQLLGRVGSDVEFIREEMESMNSFLEHLSATAHLAGGHDKQVRTWMKQVRDLAHDCSNCVDNYLRSGDLAFHLARGGLRPYAWWAYWLVKKAVDQHRAALRLRELRDRVSDVGKRRLRYGVEIPGKAAGGGASGSSTAAQTLPSSQGRGAPPAVVADEDDDDDNTQYQVAAAVAGSAPDPRRTALEPRTLEDFCAEKVATWVSKEAEQTQQQHSIPSIAIVAPDDADASASAAQAAFDWAATHFDRSVSIDLQALHYSWELPLLPRDILCNILLEYQCSHQGSTTATDEAKDGDRIRQKALEDRLSISDEIWEKADVVDVSDKIEQVMAKIEEVAGATAQLLDSKKQRSERSPAAAAAGGGISLDDPLGVLYQAMCLIAYDKMNPHMLEIPSDEIMQETAMLLEKHMKSVRPEPPIQLASAQYQHVLQKVFSQQPTQQQSDEANNSAAATTLGEDRIRQILKNHETTLDNHKATLGIIRELLLRRPQLPEGNGDSIDEQAGAGHVLLLDSDPGQNSSTDVDATRQEDQNPKDQIREKFAAATVEETKEKVMEMAWEIRGALRIKGIVDKIDVILESKRTLFILIDDGKYMSEWEEIRHALSLLACCANGSAVIVVTKNSDKAREFCSKPSEPINYSLVGLYHDILLKVTSRRRSNEGGGDNNSQIFREILDKCDPDEFCMRMFAHALYVNPNRSSEELRRLCASLQQVPKNNSLATHAANAKTIFKFSYRDLPREHKTCLLYLAIFPRGHSIRRSTLVERWAIEEVITREDWPTVVRHAKRCLEALVDRLLVLPVELSSTGKAKSCMVDGLVHEFISKIAGKEHILDARLSQLRARHFSTFSGLRLRASDSIDSVLQKLTKYLPKLRLLKLLDLQGCRCLRKSHLRDICSVILRLKYLSLRGTYADDLPREINNLTELEVLDIRQTKVPESATRSIILEKLRRLLAGGQIDPSTSREVDMPLCSAVQIPRKISKMENMEVLSNVMAYSKDGAELKVIRKLGQLRKLGVVLNNNREHLRNLLWAISDLKECLHSLSVSILPSADEGTTPPDEHLLDHDFHEQLTQPPKVLESLSIDGFTDIVELLTLFAQGSDELTKVTLRRTLLTKGNLIHIALLPKLSCVRLRYDAYKETNLTFGKKEFSHLKNLVVELVHRTDMIEFEKGATPELEKIVLFRTEIKKLRGVGALPNLKELELKENRLLVVEPEYGPISSDPAKLDQDGTASAETAIPKDGTTSREPTNEITKLTFKKEEFQHLKCFLIEGPIMQIVIQFDGGSAPELEKIVFYNTNIESLVGVSNLVKLREIDLKGNRTILSLFDSANHIAKVTLAHTHLKQADLQNLAKKPKLCWLVLLDNSYDDSQLTFNKDEFPFPKLKYLIVNCTSISSINFAKESACKLERMIWSFTELESLSGIDNLPELKEIELNGESVPDQVRSDTNAHDVKLINHKPQQRQDRAQEEEGAPQAKKKASIFSNFPKHGLCHLIP, from the coding sequence CGACTGCAGCAACTGCGTCGACAACTACCTGCGGAGCGGCGACCTGGCCTTCCACCTCGCCAGGGGCGGCCTCCGCCCCTACGCCTGGTGGGCCTACTGGCTGGTGAAGAAGGCGGTCGACCAGCACAGGGCGGCCCTCCGGCTGCGCGAGCTCAGGGACCGTGTCAGCGACGTCGGCAAGCGGCGGCTGAGGTACGGCGTCGAGATCCCCGGAAAGGCGGCCGGGGGCGGGGCCTCGGGCTCCTCCACGGCGGCGCAAACCCTGCCATCGTCTCAAGGCCGTGGCGCACCGCCTGCGGTCGTCGcagacgaagacgacgacgacgacaacacTCAGTATCAGGTGGCGGCTGCCGTGGCCGGCAGCGCTCCTGATCCCCGTCGAACCGCTCTGGAGCCTCGCACCCTGGAGGACTTTTGCGCCGAGAAGGTCGCCACCTGGGTCAGCAAGGAGGCCGAACaaacgcagcagcagcactcgATACCGTCCATCGCCATTGTTGCACCGGACGACGCAgacgcctccgcctccgccgcgcaaGCGGCGTTCGACTGGGCGGCCACCCATTTCGACAGGAGCGTCTCCATCGACCTCCAGGCGCTGCACTACTCATGGGAACTCCCGCTGCTACCGCGGGACATCCTCTGCAACATCTTGCTCGAATATCAATGCAGCCATCAGGGCAGCACCACCGCCACAGATGAAGCCAAGGATGGCGACCGCATTCGACAGAAAGCGCTTGAAGACAGACTGAGCATCAGCGACGAAATATGGGAGAAGGCTGACGTAGTGGATGTCTCCGACAAGATCGAGCAGGTCATGGCCAAGATCGAAGAGGTCGCCGGTGCAACGGCTCAGCTCCTCGACAGCAAGAAGCAGCGATCAGAGAGATCCCccgctgctgcagctgcaggagGTGGCATCTCGTTGGATGATCCCCTGGGCGTGCTCTACCAGGCGATGTGCCTCATCGCGTACGACAAGATGAACCCCCACATGCTGGAGATACCATCGGACGAGATCATGCAAGAGACGGCCATGCTGCTCGAGAAACACATGAAATCTGTCAGGCCTGAGCCCCCGATCCAGCTTGCTTCTGCTCAGTACCAGCACGTCCTGCAGAAGGTGTTCAGCCAGCAGCCCACACAGCAGCAGTCTGATGAAGCCAACAACAGTGCTGCTGCTACCACATTGGGTGAGGATCGCATCAGACAAATCCTCAAGAACCACGAGACTACACTAGACAACCACAAGGCTACACTGGGCATCATCCGGGAGCTGCTGCTTCGCCGGCCGCAGCTTCCGGAAGGCAACGGCGACTCGATCGATGAACAAGCCGGAGCTGGCCATGTCCTGCTGCTGGATTCTGACCCTGGTCAGAATAGTTCTACCGATGTTGATGCCACGAGACAGGAGGATCAGAATCCCAAGGATCAGATCAGGGAGAAATTTGCCGCTGCTACAGTCGAAGAAACCAAGGAGAAGGTCATGGAGATGGCGTGGGAGATTCGTGGCGCGCTGCGGATCAAAGGGATAGTGGACAAGATCGACGTGATCCTGGAGAGCAAAAGGACGCTGTTCATCCTCATTGATGATGGCAAGTACATGTCCGAGTGGGAGGAGATCAGACATGCGTTGAGCCTGTTGGCTTGTTGCGCCAATGGCAGTGCGGTGATAGTGGTCACGAAGAACAGCGACAAGGCCAGAGAGTTTTGTTCTAAACCATCGGAGCCCATAAACTACTCCCTTGTTGGTCTCTACCATGACATTCTGCTCAAGGTTACAAGCCGAAGGAGGAGCAatgaaggcggcggcgacaacaACTCCCAGATCTTCCGTGAAATACTGGACAAGTGTGATCCAGACGAGTTCTGCATGAGGATGTTCGCTCATGCGTTGTACGTGAATCCCAACAGGAGCAGCGAAGAGCTGCGCAGGCTGTGCGCATCCCTGCAGCAGGTTCCCAAGAACAACTCATTGGCCACTCATGCTGCCAATGCCAAGACGATCTTCAAGTTCTCCTACAGAGATCTGCCAAGGGAGCACAAGACATGCTTGCTGTACCTGGCCATCTTCCCTCGAGGTCACAGCATCAGGCGGTCGACCTTGGTCGAGCGATGGGCTATAGAGGAAGTGATCACGAGGGAGGATTGGCCCACCGTTGTGCGCCACGCGAAACGATGCCTCGAAGCTCTCGTCGACCGGCTGCTTGTCTTGCCCGTGGAGCTCAGCAGCACAGGAAAGGCCAAGAGCTGCATGGTAGATGGTTTAGTCCATGAATTCATCAGCAAGATCGCCGGCAAAGAGCACATCCTGGACGCTCGCCTGTCACAGCTCCGGGCTCGGCACTTCTCCACCTTCAGTGGTCTTCGACTCCGTGCCTCTGATAGCATCGACTCGGTTCTGCAGAAGCTCACTAAATATTTACCCAAGCTGCGGCTGCTCAAGCTGCTGGATCTGCAAGGCTGCCGTTGCTTGAGAAAGAGCCACCTGAGGGACATCTGCAGCGTGATATTGCGCCTCAAGTATCTAAGCCTGAGGGGAACATATGCTGATGATCTGCCTCGTGAAATCAACAACCTCACCGAGCTAGAGGTATTGGATATCCGTCAAACCAAAGTGCCTGAGAGTGCGACAAGAAGTATAATTCTCGAAAAGCTGAGGCGCCTACTTGCTGGTGGCCAAATTGATCCAAGCACAAGTCGTGAGGTTGATATGCCATTATGCTCAGCTGTCCAAATCCCACGCAAAATCAGCAAGATGGAAAACATGGAAGTACTGTCCAACGTGATGGCATACTCAAAGGATGGAGCTGAGTTGAAAGTGATTAGAAAGCTAGGGCAGCTGAGGAAGCTTGGTGTGGTTCTCAATAACAACAGAGAGCACCTTAGAAATCTGCTCTGGGCTATCAGTGACCTGAAAGAATGCCTGCATTCTCTTTCGGTCAGCATACTTCCATCTGCAGATGAGGGTACGACTCCTCCCGACGAACATCTGCTGGACCATGACTTCCACGAGCAGTTGACACAACCCCCCAAGGTTCTTGAGAGCTTAAGCATTGACGGATTCACAGATATCGTGGAACTGCTCACACTGTTTGCTCAAGGCAGTGATGAACTTACCAAGGTAACTCTACGTCGCACCTTGTTGACAAAAGGAAATCTGATCCACATCGCCTTGCTTCCCAAATTAAGCTGCGTCAGGCTCCGATATGATGCATACAAGGAGACCAATCTCACATTTGGGAAGAAAGAATTCTCACATCTCAAGAATCTTGTTGTTGAGTTGGTCCATCGGACTGACATGATCGAGTTTGAAAAGGGAGCCACTCCAGAGCTTGAGAAGATCGTGCTATTCCGCACCGAAATAAAGAAGCTCCGTGGGGTCGGTGCCCTTCCAAATCTGAAGGAGCTCGAGTTGAAGGAAAATAGGCTTCTTGTTGTAGAGCCTGAATATGGACCAATTTCTTCTGACCCAGCTAAGCTTGATCAAGATGGAACAGCTTCTGCTGAGACAGCTATACCTAAAGATGGAACAACTTCTAGGGAGCCAACTAACGAGATCACGAAGCTTACCTTCAAGAAGGAAGAATTCCAGCATCTCAAGTGCTTTCTTATCGAGGGTCCCATCATGCAGATTGTCATCCAATTTGATGGCGGATCAGCTCCTGAGCTCGAGAAGATTGTCTTCTACAACACCAACATAGAGTCTCTCGTTGGAGTAAGCAACCTTGTAAAACTGAGGGAGATTGACTTGAAGGGTAATAGGACCATTCTTTCATTATTTGACTCTGCCAATCATATCGCCAAGGTAACTCTTGCTCATACCCACCTTAAGCAAGCTGATCTGCAAAATCTTGCGAAGAAACCAAAATTGTGCTGGTTAGTTCTCTTGGACAATTCTTACGATGACAGCCAGCTTACCTTCAACAAAGATGAGTTCCCTTTCCCCAAGCTCAAGTACCTTATTGTCAACTGCACAAGCATATCCAGCATCAACTTCGCCAAGGAATCTGCCTGTAAGCTTGAGAGGATGATCTGGTCCTTCACCGAGCTGGAATCTCTCTCCGGCATTGACAACCTTCCGGAGTTGAAGGAGATCGAGTTGAACGGTGAAAGTGTCCCTGATCAGGTGAGAAGCGACACTAATGCACACGACGTGAAACTTATAAACCACAAGCCACAGCAGCGTCAGGACAGagcacaagaagaagaaggggcGCCACAAGCAAAGAAAAAGGCTTCAATCTTCTCCAACTTTCCAAAGCATGGGTTGTGCCATCTGATTCCATGA